In one Carassius carassius chromosome 14, fCarCar2.1, whole genome shotgun sequence genomic region, the following are encoded:
- the mkks gene encoding LOW QUALITY PROTEIN: McKusick-Kaufman/Bardet-Biedl syndromes putative chaperonin (The sequence of the model RefSeq protein was modified relative to this genomic sequence to represent the inferred CDS: inserted 4 bases in 2 codons; deleted 1 base in 1 codon; substituted 2 bases at 2 genomic stop codons), which produces MSRICKKEPAVCSDEPLSNSNICQKMALLRNILSTAYGPTGRLKQIHNNVGGYILTTSTSTALLKXVDKSEPLLKMISTAVQHHTTQYNDSGLFMGILMLXENTQKYNLRTFAAAKVYKHIVEECNTYLKGDSCGCKQRWVPVDFTSYDSLIALAHSMITSKPACMLNSKETQHISSLIVQVFLYSIPCNSSGVTCFGRTVTIGTEGXVSDSSVFTGLLVDVPEMLQTVDLKRLGSGPFKVVVFNVSLSGDISDLEDVVLEIHRGVDTERDLLQQLLKIGEQVVKDKVRLFACQKVVHPILQDYLRKHGVAVIERLGLALIEPFVQISGCRFPAEAYGIVKGFCFQSCGSRELLQLLPSKDAAVSTMVLSHRNETTLEELKMTCQRAEHVLRLTLREPYTLLGGFCTETLLATHIKHMNQSKAATTAAALCVPQSEVLMAVEAFCNSLQFVALSLVHDGQGCLIDLIYAHRXVPDIFSKTCGCGLVEDRSNLKKTLLNTVYHSFSSVSLENTDNQPRILDSFSAKVNALNVAVEMANFVFDVKYIIKDNN; this is translated from the exons ATGTCTCGCATTTGTAAGAAGGAACCTGCTGTGTGCTCAGATGAACCACTTTCCAACAGTAACATCTGCCAAAAGATGGCTCTTTTGAGAAATATACTCAGTACTGCCTACGGACCTACTGGCAGACTGAAACAAATACACAACAATGTTGGAGGCTACATCTTAACAACTTCAACCTCTACAGCCCTGCTCAAGTGAGTGGATAAGTCTGAGCCGCTTCTCAAAATGATCTCAACTGCTGTTCAACATCACACCACACAGTACAATGACTCTGGGCTGTTTATGGGGATTCTGATGCt agaaaatacacaaaaatataacCTCAGGACATTTGCAGCAGCCAAGGTTTACAAACACATTGTGGAAGAATGTAACACATATCTTAAAGGAGACTCTTGTGGTtgtaagcagaggtgg GTGCCAGTAGACTTCACCAGCTATGATTCACTCATTGCACTGGCCCACAGCATGATCACCAGCAAACCAGCCTGTATGTTGAATAGCAAGGAAACGCAGCATATCAGTTCACTGATCGTACAGGTCTTCCTGTATTCCATCCCTTGCAACTCTTCCGGTGTGACCTGCTTTGGAAGGACAGTCACCATCGGCACTGAGGG TGTGAGCGATTCTTCTGTTTTCACAGGACTGCTGGTGGATGTCCCTGAAATGCTTCAGACTGTGGATCTTAAGAGACTGGGATCTGGTCCATTTAAGGTAGTGGTTTTCAACGTATCACTGTCAGGTGATATTTCTGATCTTGAAGATGTTGTTTTAGAGATCCATAGGGGAGTGGACACAGAGCGTGATCTCCTTCAGCAGCTCCTGAAGATTGGGGAACAAGTTGTTAAGGACAAAGTGAGATTATTTGCATGCCAAAAAGTAGTGCATCCTATTCTGCAGGACTACTTAAGGAAACATGGAGTGGCCGTGATCGAGAGGCTTGGACTTGCTCTGATCGAACCATTTGTCCAGATATCAG GCTGTCGCTTCCCGGCGGAAGCTTACGGGATTGTTAAAGGATTCTGTTTCCAGTCATGTGGATCCAGAGAGCTGCTCCAGCTCCTTCCTTCTAAAGATGCTGCTGTTAGCACCATGGTTCTTTCCCACAGAAATGAAACTACGCTGGAAGAACTGAAA ATGACATGCCAAAGGGCAGAACATGTGTTGCGACTGACTCTGAGGGAGCCCTACACCCTGCTTGGAGGATTCTGCACAGAGACACTGCTGGCCACCCACATCAAACACATG AATCAGTCCAAAGCCGCAACAACAGCTGCAGCTCTGTGCGTCCCTCAGTCTGAGGTTCTCATGGCAGTCGAGGCATTCTGCAACTCTCTGCAATTTGTGGCTCTTTCCTTAGTGCATGATGGACAGGGCTGTCTCATTGACCTGATATATGCACATCGCTGAGTCCCAGATATATTCTCCAAAACCTGTGGCTGTGGCCTGGTGGAGGACAGATCCAACCTGAAGAAGACCCTTCTAAATACAGTTTACCACTCTTTCTCCTCTGTTTCCCTGGAAAACACTGACAATCAGCCCAGAATATTA GATTCATTTTCTGCCAAGGTTAACGCTTTGAATGTGGCAGTCGAGATGGctaattttgtttttgatgtaaaatatataattaaggaTAACAATTGA